In Leifsonia sp. ZF2019, a genomic segment contains:
- a CDS encoding TerC family protein, whose protein sequence is MQLALPLWFEVGSIVVLLLVLAFDLLIVFKRPHIPSPKESSLWIAFYVGLALIFALLMLLLGDAEHAGQFLAGWLTEYSLSIDNLFVFVIIMGRFAVPRKYQQEVLMVGIILALIFRGVFILLGASLIASFSPIFYIFGAFLLWTAFNQAFGNHDDEGTDDSWFIRFMRKHLKVSDQYDGNKLRTTVAGKRMFTPLIIVFLALGTTDLLFALDSIPAIFGITQSPFIVFTANVFALMGLRQLYFLLGHLLDKLVYLKYGIAFILAFIGVKLVFHAMHENELPFINGGLHLEWAPDIDTWTSLAVIVGSMVVATIASLVKLRMSGGTIAEAIHGDDDEADEAPEAVTGEVPVPRDQQEDPRT, encoded by the coding sequence ATGCAACTCGCCCTCCCGCTCTGGTTCGAGGTCGGCTCGATCGTCGTGCTCCTCTTGGTGCTCGCGTTCGACCTGCTCATCGTCTTCAAGCGCCCGCACATCCCGAGCCCGAAGGAGTCGTCGCTCTGGATCGCGTTCTACGTGGGTCTCGCGCTGATCTTCGCCCTGCTCATGCTGCTGCTGGGCGATGCGGAGCACGCGGGGCAGTTCCTCGCCGGCTGGCTCACGGAGTACAGCCTCAGCATCGACAACCTGTTCGTGTTCGTCATCATCATGGGCAGGTTCGCGGTGCCCAGGAAGTACCAGCAGGAGGTGCTCATGGTGGGCATCATCCTGGCTCTGATCTTCCGCGGCGTCTTCATCCTGCTGGGGGCGAGCCTCATCGCGAGCTTCAGCCCGATCTTCTACATCTTCGGCGCGTTCCTGCTCTGGACCGCCTTCAACCAGGCGTTCGGCAACCACGACGATGAAGGAACGGACGACAGCTGGTTCATCCGCTTCATGCGCAAGCACCTCAAGGTCTCCGACCAGTACGACGGCAACAAGCTCCGCACCACGGTTGCGGGCAAGCGGATGTTCACGCCCCTGATCATCGTCTTCCTGGCGCTCGGCACGACGGACCTGCTGTTCGCGCTCGACTCCATCCCGGCGATCTTCGGCATCACGCAGAGCCCGTTCATCGTCTTCACCGCCAACGTGTTCGCGCTCATGGGTCTGCGCCAGCTGTACTTCCTGCTCGGTCATCTGCTCGACAAGCTCGTGTACCTGAAGTACGGGATCGCGTTCATCCTCGCCTTCATCGGCGTCAAGCTCGTCTTCCACGCCATGCACGAGAACGAGCTGCCGTTCATCAACGGCGGCCTGCACCTCGAGTGGGCGCCGGACATCGACACCTGGACGTCGCTCGCGGTGATCGTCGGGTCGATGGTTGTCGCTACCATTGCAAGTCTGGTGAAGCTGCGGATGAGTGGCGGAACCATCGCCGAGGCCATCCACGGCGACGACGACGAGGCCGACGAGGCCCCGGAGGCCGTGACCGGCGAGGTCCCGGTCCCGCGCGATCAGCAGGAGGACCCCCGCACATGA